A single Candidatus Thalassolituus haligoni DNA region contains:
- a CDS encoding dienelactone hydrolase family protein, whose product MNNDPIDPQVYDLYDEYCHSGMSRRDFLSRAAALTLVTGSGLAMAQALLPRYAEAATISFTDDRIKATYIDYDSSGGTSGRMRGYLVKPVGEGSFPTVVVIHENRGLNPYIEDVARRLAVAGFLALAPDGLSPVGGYPGNDDDGKQLQASLNQEKLFTDMLNSARFVKTHPLSSGKLGATGFCYGGGVVNQLAVVMGSDLNAAVPFYGRAAESHEVPNIQAPLMIHYAEDDPRINAMRSGYKAALTTHKKDFVMYSYEGTRHGFHNNSTPRFNELQADIAWERTENFFKKQLS is encoded by the coding sequence ATGAATAATGACCCTATCGATCCACAGGTTTACGATTTATACGACGAATATTGTCATTCAGGCATGAGCAGGCGAGATTTTCTCTCTCGTGCTGCAGCTCTCACTCTGGTCACCGGCTCCGGTCTGGCCATGGCACAGGCACTCCTGCCCCGTTATGCCGAGGCGGCAACGATTTCCTTTACCGATGATCGCATCAAGGCAACCTATATAGACTACGACTCTTCTGGCGGGACGTCGGGTCGCATGCGAGGTTATCTGGTCAAACCTGTGGGAGAGGGTTCTTTCCCGACCGTGGTAGTGATTCATGAAAACCGTGGCCTCAACCCCTATATAGAAGATGTCGCCCGGCGCCTGGCAGTCGCCGGGTTTCTGGCACTGGCACCGGACGGGTTATCACCCGTCGGGGGTTATCCAGGGAATGACGACGACGGTAAACAGTTACAGGCCAGCCTGAATCAGGAAAAATTGTTCACCGATATGTTGAACAGTGCCCGTTTTGTCAAAACTCATCCACTGTCCAGCGGCAAGCTGGGGGCAACCGGTTTCTGTTATGGCGGTGGCGTCGTGAACCAGCTGGCGGTTGTTATGGGTTCTGACCTGAATGCCGCAGTACCGTTTTACGGTCGCGCCGCAGAGAGTCATGAAGTACCCAACATCCAGGCACCACTGATGATTCATTACGCTGAGGACGATCCGCGTATCAATGCCATGCGTTCAGGCTACAAGGCGGCGTTGACAACCCACAAAAAAGACTTCGTGATGTACAGCTATGAAGGTACCCGTCATGGCTTCCACAACAATTCCACCCCACGCTTTAATGAGCTGCAAGCCGATATCGCCTGGGAACGGACAGAAAATTTCTTTAAAAAACAGCTATCCTGA